CCTGCAGGAGTCTATCCAGAAGCTGACGGACAAATATATCGCCAAGATTGACGAGATGACCCAGGCCAAAGAGAAGGAGATTCTGACAGTTTAGCGAAGCCGACGCTTACGGCGGGCGTTCTTGGCTTTGCGTTTGCGTTTCTCCTGGGGCGTCTCATAGTACTGCTTGTGTTTGATGGTGGCAAGGATGCCCGCCTTCGAGACTTGTCGTTTGAAACGGCGCAACGCCGACTCGATGCTTTCGTTTTCGCCTAAAACCACTTGCGTCATGAACGGT
The nucleotide sequence above comes from Gloeomargarita sp. SKYB120. Encoded proteins:
- the rpsU gene encoding 30S ribosomal protein S21, which codes for MTQVVLGENESIESALRRFKRQVSKAGILATIKHKQYYETPQEKRKRKAKNARRKRRLR